In Topomyia yanbarensis strain Yona2022 chromosome 2, ASM3024719v1, whole genome shotgun sequence, one DNA window encodes the following:
- the LOC131680801 gene encoding uncharacterized protein LOC131680801 produces MVHSPWSTVHSQQSTGHSPWPTVHSQQPIFNSPQSTGHIPQSTVHSPQSIDHSPQTTVHSAQSTVNSQQSTVHSQQSIVNSQQSTVNSPQSTGHSPQSTGHSAQSTVHSPQSTVRSPQSIVHSLQSTAHSPQSTVHSPQSTVHSPQSTVHSPQSTVHSQQPTVHSQYPQFTVQSAQSTVHSPQSVGRSPQSTVYSLQSTVHSPQSTVHSPQSTVHSPQSTVHSQQSAVNSQQSTVISQQSTGHSPQSTVRSPRSTVNSQQSTVISQQSTANSPQSIVNSQQSTDNSHSPKFTIHMPQSTVHSPECTVHSAQSTVRSPQSTVHSLQSTIHSPQSTFHSPQSTVSSQQSSVHRAQSTIHSPQSTVHSQQSTINCQQSTVMSQQSTIHNPQPKSTVHSPQTTVHSAQSTVNNQQVTNNGQQSIVISQQSTANSQQSTVNSQQTTVNSPKFTIHIPQSTVHSPQCTVHSTQSTVHSPQSVVYSPQSTVHSPQSTVHSPQSTVHSPQSTVCSQQSTVNSR; encoded by the exons ATGGTCCACAGTCCATGGTCGACAGTCCACAGCCAACAGTCCACAGGGCACAGTCCATGGCCCACAGTCCACAGCCAACAGCCAATATTCAACAGTCCACAGTCTACAGGGCACATTCCACAGTCCACAGTCCACAGTCCGCAGTCCATAGACCACAGTCCTCAGACCACAGTCCACAGTGCACAGTCCACAGTCAACAGTCAACAATCAACAGTCCACAGTCAACAG TCAATAGTCAACAGTCAGCAGTCAACAGTCAACAGTCCACAGTCCACAGGGCACAGTCCACAGTCCACAGGGCACAGTGCACAGTCCACAGTCCACAGTCCACAGTCCACAGTCCGTAGTCCGCAGTCCATAGTCCACAGTCTACAGTCTACAGCCCACAGTCCACAGTCCACAGTCCACAGTCCACAGTCCACAGTCCACAGTCCACAGTCCACAGTCCACAGTCCACAGTCCACAGTCCACAGTCAACAGCCAACAGTCCACAGTCAATA TCCACAGTTCACAGTCCAGAGTGCACAGTCCACAGTCCACAGTCCACAGTCCGTAGGCCGCAGTCCACAGTCCACAGTCTACAGTCTACAGTCTACAGTCCACAGTCCACAGTCCACAGTCCACAGTCCACAGTCCACAGTCCACAGTCCACAGTCCACAGTCCACAGTCAACAGTCAGCAGTCAACAGTCAGCAGTCAACAGTCATCAGTCAACAGTCCACAGGGCACAGTCCACAATCCACAGTCCGCAGTCCACGATCCACAGTCAACAGTCAACAATCAACAGTCATCAGTCAACAGTCAACAGCCAACAGTCCACAGTCAATAGTCAACAGTCAACAGTCAACAGACAACAGTCACAGTCCAAAATTCACAATACACATGCCACAGTCCACAGTTCACAGTCCAGAGTGCACAGTCCACAGTGCACAGTCCACAGTCCGTAGTCCGCAGTCCACAGTCCACAGTCTACAGTCTACAATCCACAGTCCACAGTCCACATTCCACAGTCCACAGTCAACAGTCAGCAGTCAACAGTCATCAGTCCACAGGGCACAGTCCACAATCCACAGTCCGCAGTCCACAGTCCACAGTCAACAGTCAACAATCAACTGTCAACAGTCGACAGTCATGAGTCAACAGTCCACAATCCACAATCCACA ACCAAAGTCCACAGTCCACAGTCCTCAGACCACAGTCCACAGTGCACAGTCCACAGTCAACAATCAACAGGTAACAAACAACGGTCAACAGTCGATAGTCATCAGTCAACAGTCAACAGCCAACAGCCAACAGTCCACAGTCAACAGTCAACAGACTACAGTCAATAGTCCAAAATTCACAATACACATTCCACAGTCTACAGTCCACAGTCCACAATGCACAGTCCACAGTACACAGTCCACAGTCCACAGTCCGCAGTCCGTAGTCTACAGTCCACAGTCTACAGTCCACAGTCCACAGTCCACAGTCCACAGTCCACAGTCCACAGTCCACAGTCCACAGTCAACA